The following proteins are co-located in the Triticum aestivum cultivar Chinese Spring chromosome 1A, IWGSC CS RefSeq v2.1, whole genome shotgun sequence genome:
- the LOC123126800 gene encoding uncharacterized protein produces MDRSVSGGRGYYYSAAPVGTGMGMGPLAGQLGEWLLRAVQPPAPTPCGSPGGPPITAPRVRMRDGRHLAYEESGVPKESARFKVVFSHGFTGSRLDSLRASPEVAEELGVYMVGFDRAGYGESDPNPGRSVETAAQDMEDLADALGLGDKFHVVGFSLGCHAVWGALRYIPERIAGAAMLAPVVNYWWPGFPAELAAREYGRQERGDQWALRVAHHAPGIIHWWMEQSWLPLPTSTVVVNTTYLPNKRDAEIRRTLTADGTLRKKRDMATQQGIQESYYRDMAVMFGKWEFDPMALPEPPCPVHLWQGDEDGLVPVALQRHVAGKLGWVNYHELPGTGHFLSAVPGLGDTVLRTLFG; encoded by the exons ATGGACCGATCGGTTTCCGGCGGGAGAGGGTACTACTACTCGGCGGCGCCGGTGGGCACGGGCATGGGCATGGgcccgctcgcgggccagctcggCGAGTGGCTGCTCCGGGCCGTGCAGCCGCCGGCGCCCACGCCGTGCGGGTCGCCCGGCGGGCCCCCGATCACCGCGCCGCGGGTCCGGATGAGGGACGGCCGGCACTTGGCGTACGAGGAGTCCGGCGTGCCCAAGGAGAGCGCGCGGTTCAAGGTCGTCTTCTCCCACGGCTTCACCGGCTCCCGCCTCGACAGCCTCCGCGCATCGCCG GAGGTCGCCGAGGAGCTTGGCGTGTACATGGTGGGCTTCGACCGCGCCGGCTACGGCGAGAGCGACCCCAACCCGGGCCGCTCCGTGGAGACCGCGGCGCAGGACATGGAGGACCTGGCCGACGCGCTGGGGCTCGGCGACAAGTTCCACGTCGTCGGCTTCTCCCTCGGCTGCCACGCCGTGTGGGGCGCGCTCAGGTACATCCCGGAGCGGATCGCCGGGGCCGCCATGCTGGCGCCGGTGGTGAACTACTGGTGGCCCGGGTTCCCGGCGGAGCTGGCGGCGCGGGAGTACGGCCGGCAGGAGCGCGGCGACCAGTGGGCGCTGCGCGTGGCCCACCACGCCCCCGGCATCATACACTGGTGGATGGAGCAGAGCTGGCTGCCCCTGCCCACCTCCACCGTCGTCGTCAACACCACCTACCTCCCCAACAAGCGGGACGCCGAGATCCGCCGCACCCTCACCGCCGACGGCACCCTCCGGAAGAAGAGGGATATGGCGACGCAGCAGGGGATCCAGGAGTCCTACTACAGGGACATGGCCGTCATGTTCGGAAAGTGGGAGTTCGACCCCATGGCGCTGCCGGAGCCGCCGTGCCCGGTGCACCTGTGGCAGGGCGACGAGGACGGCCTCGTGCCCGTCGCGCTGCAGCGGCACGTCGCCGGCAAGCTCGGGTGGGTCAACTACCACGAGCTCCCCGGCACCGGCCACTTCCTGTCCGCCGTTCCAGGGCTCGGAGACACCGTTCTCCGGACACTTTTTGGTTGA